From a single Gimesia fumaroli genomic region:
- a CDS encoding response regulator produces MKTVFTTGEAAKICKVSQQTIIRCFDSGQLKGFRVPGSRFRRIPRDVLFKFMKDNGIPTDALESGKRKALIVDDDEELVELIRDVLDADSRFEIRVANNGFDAGMMVKEYHPDIIILDVMLPDINGKEVCQRVRSDSSMDDVKIICISGMVEADKIDDLKAAGANDFMQKPFEVEQLADRVCTLLNLESVHATG; encoded by the coding sequence ATGAAAACGGTCTTTACCACAGGCGAAGCCGCAAAGATTTGCAAAGTGAGTCAACAAACGATTATTCGCTGTTTTGATTCTGGCCAATTAAAGGGATTTCGTGTACCCGGCTCTCGCTTTCGTAGAATTCCTCGAGATGTCTTATTCAAGTTTATGAAAGACAATGGGATTCCCACTGATGCACTGGAAAGTGGAAAACGCAAAGCTCTGATCGTGGACGACGATGAAGAACTTGTAGAATTGATCCGCGATGTCCTGGATGCAGATTCTCGATTTGAAATCCGCGTTGCTAACAACGGTTTTGATGCCGGGATGATGGTCAAAGAGTATCACCCTGATATTATTATTCTGGATGTGATGCTACCTGACATCAACGGAAAAGAAGTCTGTCAACGAGTCCGCAGCGATTCTTCCATGGATGATGTAAAAATTATTTGCATCAGTGGTATGGTTGAAGCAGACAAGATTGACGATTTAAAAGCCGCTGGTGCAAATGACTTCATGCAGAAACCGTTTGAAGTCGAGCAACTGGCAGATCGGGTCTGTACGCTTCTGAATTTGGAATCCGTTCACGCTACTGGTTGA
- a CDS encoding sensor histidine kinase: protein MSSETGALSLDLPDAYYRRLFALIPARSLESILNALSTVWCEATGADAAYIAVLHRRSHQLTGSIHRASQNNTEYFILDSIQPAHSGSERAQAVDIFAQGRSFTLISPVPFEYYAIPSDQADVAGVCLFSSLQLAEKQPLMTQLVELSQRLLAQVLEQKPALLSDTDAKGTPDSEGEKKPPAEHRVIPSIDKLEAMAEFAAGAGHEINNPVATIVGRVQMLLKDETDPERRQSLSTIGGQAYRVRDMIGDAMLFGRPPVPNPSLLNLQKTAQEVLISLNETISQSGIQITVEIPESHSIWADEVQWKVVLSNLLLNSLNVLESGGQVRIISEELTTGASQSLHLRVTDDGPGLTDQEREHLFDPFFSARQAGRGLGFGLSKCWRIVSLHGGSIEAETNPDRGVTFHLIWPAENPAESKNK, encoded by the coding sequence ATGTCGAGCGAAACCGGTGCCCTCAGCTTGGATTTGCCGGACGCGTATTATAGACGTCTGTTTGCATTGATTCCTGCGCGCTCACTGGAATCAATTCTCAACGCTCTGTCCACAGTCTGGTGTGAAGCAACAGGCGCAGATGCGGCCTATATTGCCGTCTTGCATCGCCGGTCACATCAATTGACGGGCAGCATCCATCGGGCTTCGCAGAATAATACGGAATATTTCATTCTGGATTCGATTCAACCGGCGCACTCTGGTTCGGAGCGTGCGCAGGCTGTTGATATCTTTGCGCAGGGGAGATCGTTTACGCTGATTTCCCCCGTACCATTCGAATATTATGCGATTCCCTCTGATCAAGCTGACGTCGCGGGTGTGTGCCTGTTTTCTTCGTTACAACTCGCGGAAAAACAGCCTCTCATGACACAGCTGGTAGAGTTGAGTCAGCGTCTGCTGGCTCAAGTGCTGGAACAGAAACCAGCTTTGTTGTCGGATACTGATGCGAAGGGCACTCCCGATTCAGAAGGGGAAAAGAAGCCGCCCGCAGAACATCGTGTGATACCCAGTATTGATAAACTGGAAGCGATGGCAGAATTCGCAGCCGGTGCCGGGCATGAAATCAATAATCCCGTAGCGACGATTGTGGGGCGCGTGCAGATGTTGTTAAAGGATGAGACAGATCCGGAACGCAGGCAGTCTCTGTCAACAATCGGCGGCCAGGCTTATCGCGTGCGCGATATGATTGGGGATGCGATGCTGTTTGGCAGACCACCTGTTCCGAACCCGAGTTTGCTCAATCTACAGAAAACAGCACAAGAAGTTCTGATCAGTCTGAACGAAACGATTTCCCAGTCCGGAATTCAGATCACAGTTGAGATTCCCGAATCACATTCGATCTGGGCCGATGAAGTGCAGTGGAAAGTTGTGTTGAGTAATCTACTGTTGAATAGCCTGAATGTGCTGGAGTCCGGCGGTCAGGTTCGGATTATTTCAGAAGAGTTGACGACCGGTGCGAGTCAAAGCCTGCATTTACGTGTGACTGATGATGGTCCAGGTTTAACAGACCAGGAACGGGAGCATTTATTTGACCCCTTCTTTTCTGCGAGACAAGCGGGGCGGGGCTTAGGGTTTGGGTTGTCAAAGTGCTGGCGGATTGTGTCGCTTCACGGAGGATCGATTGAAGCGGAAACTAATCCTGATCGTGGCGTGACATTTCATCTGATCTGGCCTGCGGAAAATCCTGCAGAGAGTAAAAACAAGTGA
- a CDS encoding Na+/H+ antiporter NhaC family protein: protein MAAIHSFLIILTSFLGQAEKISDVPLKKEPARYAIEAPDVVVVGVPVSKVTIRALNVNGSLDTTFSGHPQQIIGIDLWIDEVDTALPPFKDGILELKTDLAKNQKVFVTSDTIVVDPDIRGAGALEVYRISRWLSLLPPIVAVVLAVWFRNIILALLVSIWCGAVILAHGNLFLGFVHTLDTFVIHEIVEPGSTDNSHMMIILFTMFLGAMVGVMSVGGGTAALVNRLSQYATKREHSQLMTWFLGLVVFFDDYANSLLVGSSMRPLTDRMKVSREKLAFLVDSTAAPVSGIAIISTWVGVEIGYIADSYASLGMAEDYYTTFLYSLPYRFYPLQLLAFVWLVAYLGHDFGPMLKAEVRTIAFNQVMRPGRFNIVEAESSAEKGELAHRQLLRNALIPLSVLLGLAMIGLWWTGTIEIERLNLERLHQGELLLEKNLRTILEHASPNRVLLISSFLASIAAVASCSFSKSLSLNECVEAWSVGAKSMFLAILILVLAWSVATVCDEDHLNTAGVLVEMLSGHLSPNWMPTITFLLAAAVSFATGSSWSTMGLIMPLSISVTYSLLVPLNEAEPNHHLMLGTIGGVLAGAIFGDHCSPISDTTVLSSAASGSDHLDHVLTQMPYAMTVAVVSVVFGYIPVGFGIQPYILLPVGLIVLFLILQFYGRSAEAEAEAILEAGVTAEEYNRSNGGESEEKDITDKVDPASEDQKESAEEPVEEA from the coding sequence ATGGCGGCGATTCATTCCTTTCTGATAATTCTGACCAGCTTTTTAGGGCAGGCCGAGAAAATTTCGGATGTGCCTCTTAAAAAAGAGCCGGCAAGATATGCGATCGAAGCACCCGATGTGGTTGTGGTCGGGGTCCCTGTCAGCAAAGTTACGATCCGTGCACTCAATGTCAATGGCTCACTGGATACGACGTTTTCCGGTCATCCTCAACAGATCATTGGTATCGATTTGTGGATTGATGAAGTTGATACCGCTTTGCCACCATTCAAAGACGGCATTCTGGAGCTAAAGACAGACTTGGCCAAGAATCAAAAAGTCTTTGTGACTTCCGATACGATCGTCGTGGATCCGGATATTCGTGGGGCGGGGGCGCTGGAAGTCTATCGGATTTCTCGCTGGTTAAGTTTGCTGCCTCCGATTGTGGCTGTTGTTCTGGCGGTCTGGTTTCGAAATATCATATTGGCACTGTTGGTCAGTATCTGGTGTGGGGCTGTAATTTTAGCCCACGGGAATCTGTTTCTGGGCTTTGTGCATACCCTGGATACGTTTGTCATTCATGAAATTGTCGAGCCGGGGAGTACCGACAATTCTCATATGATGATCATATTGTTTACGATGTTCCTCGGTGCGATGGTTGGTGTGATGTCCGTCGGTGGGGGAACGGCAGCATTAGTGAACCGGCTTTCGCAGTATGCGACAAAACGCGAGCACAGTCAGCTCATGACCTGGTTCCTGGGACTGGTTGTCTTTTTTGATGATTATGCGAATTCGTTGCTGGTCGGCAGTTCGATGCGGCCTTTAACAGATCGTATGAAAGTCTCCCGCGAGAAGCTTGCATTCCTGGTTGACTCGACCGCCGCTCCCGTTTCGGGGATTGCGATTATTTCGACCTGGGTGGGAGTGGAAATCGGTTACATTGCCGACTCCTATGCCAGCCTGGGGATGGCAGAAGATTACTACACCACGTTTTTATATAGTCTGCCTTACCGTTTTTATCCGCTGCAATTACTGGCGTTCGTCTGGCTGGTTGCCTATCTGGGACACGATTTTGGTCCGATGTTGAAGGCCGAAGTGCGTACGATTGCCTTTAATCAGGTCATGCGGCCCGGGCGTTTCAATATTGTCGAAGCCGAATCGAGTGCAGAAAAAGGAGAGCTGGCTCACCGCCAGTTATTGCGGAATGCGTTGATTCCGTTATCTGTGTTGCTGGGGCTGGCAATGATCGGTCTGTGGTGGACGGGGACGATTGAAATCGAGCGTCTGAACCTGGAGCGTTTGCATCAAGGCGAATTGTTACTGGAGAAGAATTTACGGACGATTTTAGAGCATGCCTCACCCAATCGGGTCTTACTGATTTCTTCTTTTCTGGCTTCGATTGCTGCTGTTGCCAGTTGTAGCTTTTCCAAGTCGCTTTCACTGAATGAATGTGTCGAAGCCTGGTCAGTCGGTGCCAAAAGTATGTTTCTGGCAATTCTGATTCTGGTTTTGGCCTGGTCGGTGGCCACGGTTTGTGATGAGGACCATCTGAATACGGCAGGGGTTCTTGTTGAAATGCTCTCGGGGCATCTCTCTCCGAACTGGATGCCGACGATTACTTTTCTGCTGGCGGCAGCCGTGAGTTTTGCCACAGGGAGTTCCTGGTCTACGATGGGGCTTATAATGCCTTTATCAATTTCCGTCACCTATAGCTTGCTGGTCCCATTGAACGAAGCTGAGCCCAATCATCATCTGATGTTGGGGACCATTGGCGGCGTTCTGGCGGGAGCTATTTTTGGGGATCATTGTTCGCCCATCTCCGATACGACGGTGCTTTCATCGGCAGCGTCCGGGTCGGATCACCTGGATCACGTTCTCACACAAATGCCGTATGCAATGACTGTTGCCGTCGTTTCTGTTGTGTTCGGGTATATTCCGGTCGGTTTCGGCATTCAACCGTATATTCTTTTGCCGGTCGGTTTGATTGTCTTGTTTCTGATCCTGCAGTTTTATGGGCGTTCGGCGGAAGCGGAAGCGGAAGCGATTCTGGAGGCCGGGGTGACTGCTGAGGAATATAATCGTTCTAATGGTGGGGAGAGTGAGGAAAAAGATATAACCGATAAAGTTGATCCAGCATCCGAAGATCAGAAAGAGTCTGCAGAAGAGCCGGTAGAAGAGGCTTGA
- a CDS encoding dihydrodipicolinate synthase family protein, whose protein sequence is MQPQQKLSGIFTPNLVPYDSKGEINEPELRRYIDWLIEKGVHGLYPNGSTGEFTRFTPEERRRIVAIIADQTKGRVPILAGAAEANVRETIKACEYYHGLGIRAVAIVAPFYYKLSPASVYAYFKEIGDNTPIDVTLYNIPMFASPIDVPTIQRLSEECEKIVAIKDSSGDIPNMIRMIQAVRPNRPDFSFLTGWDAALMPLLLSGADGGTNASSGVVPELTRKLYDLTMSAQLDEARRVQYDLLTLFDTMIYSAEFPEGFRAAVELRGFQMGQGRQPITSEQQTDISTLSRTLQCMLSQHGFTNEPIGGCATGITEELGSNDVSQIVQHVVAELNRRNLI, encoded by the coding sequence ATGCAGCCCCAGCAAAAACTCAGTGGAATTTTTACCCCGAATCTGGTTCCCTACGATTCCAAAGGCGAAATTAACGAGCCGGAATTACGACGCTACATCGATTGGCTCATTGAAAAAGGGGTTCACGGGCTTTATCCCAACGGTTCTACCGGCGAATTTACCCGTTTTACTCCCGAGGAACGGCGTCGGATTGTGGCGATCATTGCTGATCAGACCAAGGGGCGTGTGCCGATTTTAGCGGGAGCGGCGGAAGCCAACGTTCGCGAAACCATTAAAGCGTGCGAGTACTATCATGGCCTGGGCATTCGGGCCGTGGCGATTGTGGCTCCCTTTTATTACAAGCTGAGCCCCGCTTCGGTTTATGCCTATTTTAAGGAAATTGGCGATAATACTCCGATCGATGTGACCCTGTATAACATTCCGATGTTTGCCAGCCCGATCGATGTACCTACAATTCAGCGCCTTTCCGAAGAATGCGAAAAGATCGTGGCGATCAAAGATTCATCGGGAGATATCCCGAATATGATTCGTATGATTCAAGCCGTGCGTCCGAACCGTCCTGATTTTTCATTTCTGACCGGTTGGGATGCCGCTTTGATGCCGCTGCTGTTGAGCGGGGCTGATGGGGGAACGAATGCCAGTTCGGGAGTGGTTCCTGAACTGACGCGGAAGCTCTACGATTTGACGATGTCGGCTCAACTGGATGAAGCCCGCCGAGTGCAATATGACTTGTTGACTCTGTTTGACACGATGATTTACTCAGCCGAGTTTCCGGAAGGATTCCGGGCTGCTGTTGAACTGCGTGGTTTTCAAATGGGGCAGGGGCGACAACCGATTACCTCAGAGCAACAGACAGATATTTCCACATTAAGTCGAACGCTGCAGTGCATGTTGTCCCAACACGGCTTTACGAATGAGCCGATCGGCGGCTGTGCTACCGGAATCACGGAAGAGCTGGGCAGCAATGACGTGTCACAAATTGTGCAACACGTCGTTGCCGAACTCAACCGTCGGAATCTGATTTAG
- the alaS gene encoding alanine--tRNA ligase, protein MKTDELRESYLSFFEEKGCVRRPSDVLVPRDDPSVLFTPAGMNQFKDQFLGVGKLEFTRATTCQMCLRTGDIQNVGVTAYHHTFFEMLGNFSFGDYFKREAIHWAWEYLTDKKWLGLDPSLLSVTVYKEDDEAYNIWHDEIKLPANRISRENEHENFWPAGAPSLGPDGVCGPCSEIFYHPNGGKDNVEIWNLVFTQFNRVGDPPDNLKPLPKQNIDTGMGLERTASVLQGVPSNFEIDTLKQLCLAAADTVGTSYKFEAPEGRPIRRISDHVRAITFSIHEGVNPGSLKESYVVRQLLRRALLEGYLLGKNEPFLYQLVPAVVEIMKTPYPDIVKTVKNVQNTIKDEEEQFLDVIEKGLTRFAGFLKKAEQEGKSEISGEDAFDLHQTDGFLIELTEALAAKNNIAVNRNEFNTLMDRHQKDSGRNAFANSVMSEGPLTALHKTTSDTIFKGYETTEAEGKVVGIIAEDRLVESVVEKGHAHPVAIVLDETPFYAEAGGQVGDTGFMEADGVKFEVINTQKNGGLTLHLGHLLEGQLNLGQTLKATVVETRRAGIQRAHSATHLLHHALRTVLGENAMQRGSKVEEDTLRFDFSHSKALTPKELSQIEDIINQRISEGATVSTELMKLQKARDLGAMALFGEKYPDNVRVVQMGDFSIELCGGTHLSNTGQVGLCKIVNEEPVAKGVRRIHALTGSKALEKTRNTEKLVQEIAAQLKVPRPDELPQRIAQLQDELRDTKKQLLKYSSKSLSGTAEELLERAPTVNDVKIVSYHAQDASRDQLRELADLLRKKGKQVALILGTVIDGKVALMAAVNKDLVKQGLKAGDCVKAAAKVVGGGGGGRPDMAEAGGKDPDKLDDALTTGADYYRGQLEA, encoded by the coding sequence ATGAAAACAGACGAACTTCGCGAGAGTTATCTTTCCTTCTTTGAAGAAAAAGGTTGTGTCAGAAGACCATCCGATGTCCTGGTTCCACGCGATGACCCCAGCGTGTTATTTACCCCCGCCGGGATGAACCAGTTTAAAGATCAGTTCCTGGGTGTGGGCAAACTCGAATTCACGCGCGCCACAACGTGCCAGATGTGTCTCCGTACGGGTGATATTCAGAATGTCGGCGTCACCGCCTATCATCACACGTTTTTTGAAATGCTGGGTAACTTCTCGTTCGGAGATTATTTCAAACGCGAAGCCATTCACTGGGCCTGGGAATATCTGACCGATAAAAAATGGCTGGGTCTCGATCCAAGCCTGCTGTCGGTCACCGTCTACAAAGAAGATGACGAAGCCTACAATATCTGGCACGACGAAATCAAGCTCCCCGCCAATCGCATCAGCCGTGAAAATGAACACGAAAACTTCTGGCCCGCCGGCGCACCTTCGTTAGGCCCGGATGGCGTCTGTGGCCCGTGTAGTGAAATTTTCTATCACCCCAATGGCGGCAAGGACAACGTCGAAATCTGGAACCTGGTCTTCACGCAATTCAACCGCGTGGGAGATCCACCCGATAACCTGAAGCCACTCCCAAAACAAAACATTGATACCGGCATGGGGCTCGAACGAACCGCATCGGTTCTGCAGGGAGTCCCCAGTAACTTTGAAATCGATACGCTCAAACAACTCTGCCTGGCAGCTGCTGATACCGTCGGCACGTCCTACAAGTTTGAAGCCCCCGAAGGACGCCCCATTCGTCGTATCTCTGACCATGTCCGCGCCATTACTTTCAGTATCCATGAAGGGGTCAATCCCGGCAGTCTCAAAGAAAGCTATGTCGTACGTCAATTACTCAGACGCGCGCTTCTCGAAGGTTATCTGCTTGGTAAAAATGAACCCTTCCTGTATCAGCTGGTACCTGCGGTCGTTGAAATTATGAAAACGCCCTACCCGGACATCGTCAAAACAGTTAAAAATGTTCAGAACACAATCAAAGACGAAGAAGAACAGTTTCTGGACGTCATTGAAAAAGGACTCACCCGTTTCGCTGGGTTCCTGAAGAAAGCAGAACAGGAAGGCAAGTCCGAAATTTCGGGCGAAGACGCTTTCGATCTACACCAGACAGACGGATTTTTGATTGAACTGACTGAAGCCCTGGCTGCCAAAAATAATATTGCCGTGAATCGCAATGAATTCAATACCCTGATGGATCGACATCAGAAAGATAGCGGCAGAAACGCCTTTGCAAACTCGGTGATGTCAGAAGGTCCGCTCACAGCACTGCATAAAACAACCAGCGATACCATCTTCAAAGGTTACGAAACCACAGAAGCCGAAGGAAAAGTCGTTGGAATTATCGCAGAAGACCGTCTGGTCGAGTCCGTCGTGGAAAAAGGGCACGCCCACCCCGTTGCTATCGTCCTTGACGAAACCCCCTTCTATGCAGAAGCCGGCGGTCAGGTAGGCGATACTGGTTTCATGGAAGCAGACGGAGTCAAATTTGAAGTTATCAACACCCAGAAAAATGGGGGATTGACTCTGCATCTGGGCCACCTGTTAGAAGGCCAGCTCAATCTGGGACAAACTCTCAAAGCAACGGTAGTTGAAACACGGCGCGCCGGCATCCAGCGTGCTCACTCGGCAACCCACCTGCTGCATCATGCACTGCGAACGGTGCTGGGAGAAAACGCCATGCAACGGGGCTCCAAAGTAGAAGAAGACACACTTCGCTTTGACTTCTCCCATAGCAAAGCACTCACTCCCAAAGAACTCAGCCAGATTGAAGACATCATCAATCAGCGTATTTCCGAAGGCGCTACTGTCAGTACCGAACTGATGAAACTGCAGAAAGCCCGTGATCTTGGTGCAATGGCATTGTTCGGTGAAAAATATCCCGATAATGTGCGTGTAGTTCAAATGGGAGATTTCAGTATTGAATTGTGCGGGGGAACCCACCTCTCCAACACCGGACAGGTCGGACTCTGCAAAATCGTGAATGAAGAACCCGTCGCCAAAGGGGTACGCCGGATCCACGCATTAACCGGCTCCAAAGCCCTGGAGAAAACCAGAAACACGGAGAAACTGGTTCAGGAAATTGCCGCACAACTTAAAGTGCCCCGGCCCGATGAACTGCCTCAGCGAATCGCGCAGCTTCAGGATGAATTACGGGACACCAAAAAACAACTCTTGAAGTATTCCAGCAAGTCACTGTCGGGCACCGCAGAGGAGCTGCTGGAACGCGCACCCACAGTCAACGATGTCAAAATCGTCTCTTACCATGCACAGGACGCTTCCCGCGATCAACTGCGAGAACTGGCAGACCTTCTGCGTAAAAAAGGCAAGCAGGTCGCTCTCATCCTGGGTACGGTGATTGACGGCAAAGTCGCCCTGATGGCAGCCGTCAACAAGGACCTGGTCAAACAGGGCCTCAAAGCCGGCGATTGCGTCAAAGCCGCCGCCAAAGTGGTCGGCGGCGGAGGTGGTGGGCGCCCTGACATGGCAGAAGCCGGCGGTAAAGATCCTGACAAACTGGACGATGCACTGACAACCGGCGCAGACTACTACCGCGGTCAACTCGAAGCGTAA
- a CDS encoding trypsin-like peptidase domain-containing protein: protein MFNAQPLQFARSHVVPFIAFLIGLYILLSFQTQLLYAQQPDARAIAFAVQQQLVRAIEKSEQSVVAISKIKTKRQQIQSRIPAPFGLDPNQGLNLSQDPKNLNFIPNEFGAGILIPDPTKQNRVLILTNYHLTEGGPVAGQKAISENRIYVHAANRQGFYAELIAADPRSDLAVLTPAKGLSSNSPRSLNPIKYGSTEAIRKGQFVIALGNPYAIARDGSPSASWGIVSNFHRYPVPVFKNFLNQELDKEETLHHFGTLLQVDTHLDLGTSGGALLDLDGNLIGVTTSLAALEGYEKSTGYAIPIDKATLRIINRLAAGMEAEYGFLGIYPRTIEQNQARHLFARNSVLQEPYYVKAESVKQYSPAQIAGMLPGDLILSIDGQKLTRDFDLMREVGKAGAGKEVKLQILRGKKPHELTLTVKLGKWPVADDEGIVQTQFQHPLWRGLRVDYPTARKKFTFSPFSYPPAVVVTHVAPESPAQQAGLKEGNFISHINNQMVRMPESFYREIQKVNDSPVTLQLLDGRKVILSPQEAIKKQ, encoded by the coding sequence ATGTTCAATGCTCAACCATTACAATTTGCTCGCAGTCATGTCGTGCCATTCATCGCATTCCTGATCGGGCTGTATATACTGCTCTCTTTCCAAACCCAGCTACTCTATGCGCAACAACCGGATGCCCGGGCCATAGCCTTTGCCGTTCAACAGCAACTGGTACGAGCTATTGAAAAATCGGAGCAGTCGGTCGTCGCCATTTCAAAAATCAAAACGAAACGCCAACAGATTCAATCGCGGATTCCCGCCCCCTTCGGTCTGGATCCGAATCAGGGATTAAATTTATCGCAAGATCCGAAAAACCTGAATTTTATCCCCAATGAATTTGGAGCAGGAATTCTCATTCCAGACCCGACAAAACAGAATCGGGTATTGATACTGACAAACTACCATCTCACAGAGGGCGGACCGGTTGCAGGGCAGAAAGCCATTTCGGAAAATCGAATTTATGTGCACGCCGCCAACCGACAGGGATTTTATGCAGAACTGATCGCCGCGGATCCGCGCAGTGATCTGGCTGTCCTCACACCAGCTAAAGGACTTTCCAGTAATAGCCCTCGCTCTCTCAATCCCATCAAATACGGAAGCACCGAAGCAATTCGCAAAGGCCAGTTTGTGATTGCCTTGGGAAATCCCTATGCCATCGCCCGTGATGGCTCACCCAGTGCAAGTTGGGGAATCGTCAGCAATTTTCATCGTTACCCGGTGCCGGTCTTCAAAAATTTTTTAAATCAGGAACTGGATAAAGAAGAAACGCTGCACCACTTTGGAACATTATTACAGGTCGACACACACCTCGACCTCGGTACCAGTGGCGGTGCCTTACTGGACCTTGATGGAAATCTAATCGGCGTAACCACCTCTCTCGCCGCATTAGAGGGTTATGAAAAGTCGACGGGCTATGCCATTCCGATTGACAAAGCAACCCTGCGGATTATCAACCGACTTGCCGCGGGCATGGAAGCCGAATACGGTTTTTTAGGTATCTATCCCCGGACCATTGAACAAAATCAGGCAAGGCATCTCTTCGCACGGAATTCCGTGCTGCAAGAGCCCTATTATGTGAAAGCCGAAAGCGTCAAACAGTACTCCCCTGCCCAAATCGCCGGCATGCTGCCAGGCGACCTGATTCTCTCGATCGACGGACAAAAACTGACCCGTGATTTCGACTTGATGCGGGAAGTAGGCAAGGCAGGCGCGGGAAAGGAAGTAAAGCTCCAAATCTTGAGAGGAAAAAAACCGCATGAGTTGACTCTGACAGTGAAACTAGGAAAATGGCCAGTGGCGGATGATGAGGGAATTGTTCAAACTCAGTTTCAGCACCCTCTCTGGCGCGGACTTAGAGTTGATTATCCTACGGCGCGCAAGAAATTTACCTTCAGTCCGTTCAGTTACCCACCTGCGGTCGTCGTGACGCATGTCGCTCCGGAAAGCCCTGCACAACAGGCTGGCCTCAAAGAGGGAAACTTTATCAGCCATATTAATAACCAGATGGTCAGGATGCCGGAATCGTTTTACCGGGAAATACAAAAGGTAAACGATTCACCAGTAACATTACAACTTTTGGATGGCCGAAAGGTGATCCTTTCTCCCCAAGAAGCAATCAAAAAACAATGA
- the recA gene encoding recombinase RecA, giving the protein MAAKARSKRAATPPPTKNNGSGDSEGMLTNALGQIEQAFGKGAIMKLTGDNAQAVPSIASGALSLDLALGGKGFPRGRIIELYGPESSGKTTLALHVIANAQKEGGIAAFIDAEHALDPVWAKKLGVNISELLVSQPTYGEEGLQIAEMLIKSNSVDVIVVDSVAALVPKAELDGEIGDTHVGLQARMMSQAMRKLTGAISKSKTTVIFINQIREKIGVMFGSPETTPGGRALKFYSSVRVDVRRIATLKDGDTVTGIRMKAKIVKNKIAPPFRIAEFDMLTTGGINFELDLLDLAVENKIVKKAGSWFSYGETRLGQGRDRSKVVLEENPDICQEIKQKVLEAKGLVPSSQPEAVEA; this is encoded by the coding sequence ATGGCTGCAAAAGCACGATCAAAACGAGCTGCAACTCCCCCTCCCACTAAGAATAACGGCTCTGGTGACTCCGAAGGAATGCTCACCAACGCTCTGGGACAAATTGAGCAGGCGTTCGGCAAAGGCGCTATCATGAAACTGACGGGCGATAACGCCCAGGCCGTTCCCTCGATTGCCAGCGGCGCGCTCTCACTCGACCTGGCACTGGGCGGCAAAGGCTTTCCCCGCGGTCGTATCATTGAGCTGTACGGCCCTGAATCGAGTGGGAAAACCACGCTCGCATTACATGTGATTGCCAATGCCCAAAAAGAAGGGGGCATCGCCGCCTTTATCGATGCCGAGCATGCACTGGATCCCGTCTGGGCCAAGAAACTCGGCGTTAACATTTCGGAACTTCTGGTCAGCCAACCCACCTATGGTGAAGAAGGACTGCAGATTGCCGAAATGCTGATCAAATCGAATTCCGTTGACGTCATTGTCGTGGACTCGGTTGCCGCTCTGGTTCCGAAAGCTGAACTGGATGGTGAGATCGGCGATACACACGTTGGTCTACAGGCGCGCATGATGAGTCAAGCCATGCGAAAGTTAACCGGCGCGATTTCCAAATCGAAAACGACTGTGATTTTCATCAATCAGATTCGTGAGAAAATTGGCGTCATGTTCGGCAGCCCCGAAACGACGCCCGGCGGTCGTGCCCTGAAGTTTTACAGCTCAGTTCGTGTCGATGTCCGCCGCATCGCGACTCTGAAAGACGGCGATACGGTTACCGGCATTCGTATGAAAGCCAAGATCGTCAAAAATAAGATCGCCCCTCCGTTCCGCATCGCCGAATTCGATATGCTCACGACGGGCGGAATTAACTTTGAACTGGACCTGCTGGATCTTGCCGTCGAAAATAAAATTGTCAAAAAGGCCGGAAGCTGGTTCAGCTACGGAGAAACACGTCTCGGACAAGGTCGCGACCGTTCCAAGGTCGTGCTGGAAGAGAACCCTGATATCTGCCAGGAAATCAAACAGAAAGTTCTGGAAGCAAAAGGGCTTGTTCCCTCTTCCCAGCCGGAAGCGGTCGAAGCCTGA